The Manis javanica isolate MJ-LG chromosome 4, MJ_LKY, whole genome shotgun sequence genome contains a region encoding:
- the ASPA gene encoding aspartoacylase: MTTCHIAKDPIKKIAIFGGTHGNELSGVFLVKHWMENGTEIQRTGLEIKPFLSNPRAVEKCTRYIDCDLNRVFDPENLGKETSEDLPYEVRRAQEINHLFGPKDNEDSYDIIFDLHNTTSNMGCTLILEDSRNDFLIQMFHYIKTSLAPLPCYIYLTEHPSLQYATTRSIAKYPVGIEVGPQSQGVLRADILDQMRKMIKHALDFIHHFNEGKEFPPCAIDVYKIMEKVDYPRNESGEITAIIHPNLQDQDWKPLNPGDPVFLTLDGKTIPLGGDCTVYPVFINEAAYYEKKEAFAKTAKLTLSAKSICPLFH; this comes from the exons ATGACTACTTGTCATATTGCTAAAGATCCTATAAAAAAGATTGCTATCTTTGGAGGAACTCATGGGAATGAGCTATCAGGAGTATTTCTAGTTAAGCACTGGATGGAGAACGGCACTGAAATTCAGAGAACAGGGCTGGAGATAAAACCATTTCTTTCCAACCCAAGAGCAGTGGAGAAGTGTACCAGATATATTGACTGTGATCTGAATCGAGTTTTTGACCCAGAAAATCTTGG CAAAGAAACATCAGAGGACTTGCCATATGAAGTGAGAAGGGCTCAAGAAATAAATCATTTGTTTGGTCCTAAAGATAATGAAGATTCCTATGACATTATTTTTGACCTTCATAACACTACTTCTAACATGGGGTGCACTCTTATTCTCGAAGATTCCAGGAATGACTTTTTAATTCAGATGTTTCATTATATTAAG aCTTCTTTGGCTCCATTACCCTGCTATATTTATCTTACTGAGCATCCATCCCTCCAATATGCAACCACGCGTTCAATAGCCAAGTATCCTGTTG GCATAGAAGTGGGTCCCCAGTCTCAAGGGGTTCTGAGAGCTGATATCTTGGaccaaatgagaaaaatgattaaACACGCTCTTGATTTTATACATCATTTCAATGAAG GGAAAGAATTTCCTCCCTGTGCTATTGACGTCTATAAAATAATGGAGAAAGTCGATTATCCAAGGAATGAAAGTGGAGAAATCACTGCCATTATCCACCCTAATCTGCAG GATCAAGACTGGAAACCATTGAATCCTGGAGATCCTGTGTTTTTAACTCTTGATGGAAAGACTATTCCATTGGGCGGAGACTGTACCGTGTACCCGGTGTTTATAAATGAGGCTGCAtattatgaaaagaaagaagCTTTCGCAAAGACAGCTAAACTGACACTCAGCGCAAAAAGTATTTGTCCCCTTTTCCATTAG